CCTTCAACCTGctccaaaacaacaaaatgcaataatttgtatttaattagccttcattaattaaataattaatatattaataaatgaaatcaaCACATATAAATAAACCTGAAAGGCAGAAGTTCCGGTTCCAAATAGGAAGTCTTGAGGAAACCAGTTATGGTTGATGCCACTGTTGTCGGTTAGAATCCGACACCGGTCCATCGATATCCCACCATGCACATTGAACCGCCACCTGACGAATTGTTTTAAATGTGGCATCCAGTGGCATAGCCCTCACGGTTTTGCTCATGTTACAGGTCACCATGTCACCACAGGTCTTGGTCGAGCTCGTCACATCGGAGAACTTGCAAGCGCAACCACCAAACCCCGAGCCACACAGGCCCAACCCTGAACcagggctctgataccactgttgGGTCTTGGTGGCGCACGCCtgaactccacattagtatgatattgtccgctttgggcaaagccctcacggttttgctcttggggtactccccaaaaggcctcatactaatggagtagGGGTAGCCCATTTATACACTTGCAagtcttgttcattctccgatgtgggatatggTTTGCTCCCTTCAAATCCTCCCCTTAAACCAAGACCACCAGACCACAGACCACATGCCTACCTCATGTTACAGGTCACCACCTTAAACCAAGACCACCAGACCACAGACCACAACAGACCACATACCTACCTCATGTTACAGGTCACCACCTTAAACCAAGACCACCAGACCACAGACCACATGCCTACCTCATGTTACAGGTCACCATGTCACCACAGGTCTTGGTCGAGCTCGTCACATCGGAGAACTTGCAAGCGCAACCACCAAACCCCGAGCCACACAGGCCCAACCCTGAACcagggctctgataccactgttgGGTCTCGGTGGCGCACACCCaaactccacattagtatgatattgtccgctttgggcaaagccctcacggttttgctcttggagtactccccaaaaggcctcatactaaTAGAGTAGGGGTAGCCTATTTATACACTTGCAagtcttgttcattctccgatgtgggatatggTTTGCTCCCTTTCAGTTTATATTCTTATccgttttatatatttatttttacttctaATATCTTTTTCATCGGACGTCAcacaattttatctttatttacatatattttaaaaatcttatgtcccgtgcatagcacgggtgttGACACTAGTATAAATAAACCTGAAAGGCAGAAGTTCCAGTTCCAAATAGGAAGTCTTGAGGAAACCAGTTATGGTTGATGCCACTGTTGTCGTTAGAATCCGGCACCGGTCCATCGATATCCCACCATGCACATTGAACCGCCACCTGACGAATTCCGATCTTCAACGGTGCCATTTTTATTGTCATCCAGATGCACCATCGCCATTGCTCCAaattaattgcaaaaatatttttctgtGAGTGAAATATTCGAAGCCAACTTCATCTATTTATAGTGTGACACTCACTTTTCATCTACTTATCATGTTCATaataagaattaattaaattaaaagctAAAAAAACTGGAATTTGCAAGtatattcatatatgaatatatgcgTGGCGTGCTTAGTCGAATGATAGTTTATAATTGCtcataataatttatcaatttgttGAGATATAGCTATTAAAAGTTTCAAATGTTACGTGTAGAAAAGAATTTATACTCAATTGGAATCACCaataatttttggtatattgcGTGTCTGTTATTTCTCAATATTGTCTTCCGAAAAGAAACACAAACAAGGACAgactaatttatatatttgaaaatagagAGAACCAAAGGAATGAAAGATCGgttgtaaaaattaatttgagaaAAGAACCAAACAGACTAAAGTctacatttataaaataaatttgggcACTTAAGTGCCTAGGAAATCAATACTAAGGAAccatattattttcattagaATTGGGccaattactataaataaatgtagGCCCAATAgcgaaaaataaatactcgGCCCATTGGGAACCTAAAGTCAAATTGGTGTGGCATTTCATCCTcgaaaataaatagaaaaggaaaagggaaacATCAGAACaattataaaaggaaaaagaactAACATATCTCACCTCGATTCGACTATATAAATAAGTAAGTGATGAAATGTGTGTGTCAATTGGTCAAGCGGTAAAGTAATTAATGCCTGAGTTCAAAAGACAAAGTTGGAATGATTCGTGACCTgacctttaaatttaaatttatttatctgtccaaaagcaaaagtaagcGATGAActaacttaatataaattaaaaaaacaagaaagcacaaaaagaataaaagaaaaagaaaactaattttatttacctcATCACCAAACCAGTGatatactaatttaatataaattggaTACTTGGTGTCTGCATGAGAAATTGaatgtagtatataattatttatatatttttttatattatcatagACAGTCGCGGATCCAGAAACTAAATATCGTGGGGTCGAACcagattaaaaatatttaaaataattactaatataattatttatattaatatattttaattccaaTAATTCCTACGAGTATCAatactttaataaaaaaaatatttactccatcacataaaaataaactattttgctagtccgtcctataaaaatacactatttttttaaaaaaactattattctcttttttaggtgtatatcatttttaattaacaatatttcaataactttttatttctatctttcttctattttactAGTGTATTAAAAAACTCATGTCATCCCAAAATATGTTAGTAATGAACTTAGAGTGTATACTTTTTTTGCAATATccccaattttgaaattttcaaaataatttgaataagaataataaagttgaaaatttaattataactaaaatgagaagaaattaagaaatattaattttagatatataaaaaaatagtacactATTAGAACTTaacattaattgaaattttagaattgaatACTAGTAGACTTCCGAGAAGAGCAAAGCCCATTCAATTGGATAAAtcaacatatttataaatcaacATATTTAATCTTTTAATCTTAGATAAATAATGCGGTCGGTCATGTTTTCTTTCTTGatgcaattatttatttaattttagttcacATGTAAATATAGGGAAATGAAATCAACAATGATAGAATCGTGTTGACTAAGTTATCTCTCCTTATTATCTGTGTCCATTAGCCcttttctatttctctctcttctgtgaaaaaaatgaaaaggacGCTTCCGAATTTACTCAAATCTTTTCATTCTCAACTCCGCCTTCCCTGCCCCGACGCTGCTGCCATAGACTTCGCCCTCCATCATTCCCAGCCTTTCTCTATGCTTAGTCTCATCATCTCACGCGTGAGGTGGGGTCGGAGACGTGAATGCGATAGGATCGGAGACCGATGAAAGGAACTTCCCGGCGGCACTCCGGGGCTGgtggtggggtcggccgaccccacctggATCCGCCGATGATCATAGATCTGACTATTCagaatatttcttttttcccattttttcttttcctttttttttttttgccaataGTAAGCGAGTCatattagtactaataaaaactTAATTAGCGAGTCATATCACGTTTAAAAAATAAGCCAAACAATCcaatttacactaaaataattagtggTCCAAATACAAACTACTGATGTGCTATCATAATTTGACAAACATACATCAATCAAAACCAACTCATTTTCACACGGCAAATTATTCACACGAATAAATGCAAACTAAATTGGTACCTTCAATGGTCCCATGCACGTTCAATTCTacaccctccgtcccctattaggagtcactctttgatcgggcacggattttaagaaatgtaaagaaaagttggttgaaaaagttattggaatgtgggatccatttttttatattggttttataataaaatgtgaatgaattgagtcagtggaatgtgagacctacttactatttatggtaaaaataaagtgtgactcttaattggggacggaccgaaatggaaaagtgtgactcttaatgggggacggaccgaaatggaaaagtgtatATGCCATTACTTAGTtgtaaattagaaaaaaaaattattatgtaataaatACATAGATAGTGTTTGttttcaagataaaataatatcaagattcaatctaggattgagttgtgagattattttagtcatagggggttagctatgactaattatcccatgattatccatctaggattgagttgtggggtTGAATCTCAAGAACCAAAAcacattacaaatttaatcccgGATACAATCTTACAAATCGAACGCCCCATAATGTACAATAATGCCATGCTATTCGTTGTAAATTagtacaaatatttataaattactaataataatacataatGTGCAATAAGTGTCCGTTTCTAAAATTGATACAATGATATAGAAGTAGCTAGTAGGcaagatgaattaaaatttgacacTAGCGTATAAAGAAAGTAGGCGAATTAACAATACCTACTGAATTATTACTTACAATATTCATACAAAACATACAAAGAGTTGATAGAGGGGCTTGAAAACCTACCTCTAACATATTATTGCATTATTCAAAGACACACAAACGACGTACATAACATAATGCTTAACTCGGCCGTAGTCATATAGATGCTACATCCAATGAAATACTCAGATCAGTGCCTGAACATTAGTCATGATTGATATCCTCCACGAGTTTGAGTCTTTTCTCTGTATTCACATTCTCCCCATTCCCTTCATACATTCTCTTCTCAGACAGTGGTCGTGGGACCCACCACGGATGGAACCATGCTGGCGGCTGCCTTTTGCTCTTGAGAAACTTAGCGAACCATGCGGCTGAATTCTTAGGATACCTTGTGAGGTCATTCATGTAATCTACGTAGTTCAACCCAAACCTAACTGTGTAGCCATCGCCCCATTCAAAGTTGTCGCACCACGACCACATGAAATATCCCTTCAGTTTCCTCGACATATCTGTGTGTCTGTCATCCATGTACATCGcatgtattaattaatagtagcgAGATAAAACAAGGGATTactatactattaatttgagATATTAATTTAGATCTTACTTCATTGCTTTGAGCATGTTAGCGAGATGATCTTGGAGGTATTTAGTCCTATCATGGTCATCATCACACACCATTTTGGCTGTCTTCGTGTGATCACTCTTAGTTGAAAACCCTTTTGGAAGTAACAAGTAGGTTATTAATaacatttcatatattttatttaaaaatatagtatatgcCTTATAACCTAATAAATGAATGTTACCATTTTCAGTGATGTATATTTCTTTGAGTTGTGGATGCTTGTCATTCAAATACAACAGAATCTCATAAATCCCTTTTGGAACAGAGTACAGCCACTCAGTTCCAGACTAAACAAAAGATTTAGGTGagatatatatacacatataaatggtttctaataataatgaatagGAGATGGTCCTTACCTTTGTTCCAATGTATTCATCTCCCTTCTTCACtgcaaaatgaaaagaaattactACGTAAAACGGTTTGTGACATTGATGATACTGACCAAACACGGGAACTCATTGCAAAAAGTCAGTACAAAGAGTCCATTTGCTCAATAAATAGCATACCAGTTGCCTTACACAACTGATGTGTTCCGTAACATAATACTCACTGGAAAACTTAACCCGTTGATCTGCAGAGTAGCCCTCTCCATCTGGAAGGTGAGGATCATCGGAAGCATAATGCGTCGTGTAATAATTTAGACCAAGGAAATCATAAGATCCTATGACCTTTTTCAATTCTTGAGGTGTGAATGATGCAAGATTGTCCGGTGGAACGCACTCCTCCATGCTTCGGGGGTAATGCCCGTACAATATAGGCTCCAGATGCCTATATGATTATATTCAAAATGACGACGacgatgatgaagatgaagatgacgATTCAAATAATAATGGGAATGGTACTAGTATTTACCATCCAAGCATGAAGTCCATTCCCCTCAAAGCGGCTTCTACATCTGCGGCCGAATGCTCATCGAAGGGCGTAAACCAATGGGTACCCAGTACTATGCCTATCTTCCCTCCTTGCGCCTCTTGAAACTTACTTCTGTAGAGATCGACTGCTTCTGCGTGTGCGAGGAGAAGGTTTCTTCCGACTGTGTACGCCTCGGAGGGGTCAGCGGGGATGAACTTGTCGCCCGTGGCGGAAGTGAGGAGTGGGAGACCTCTACAGGGGGCGATCTTCGTGGAAAGTTTGTCGTCGGGGACGGGAACTTTGTGGCCCGGTGGAAAGGTGCCTTGGACGTATCCGTTCACCGCGTAGGTCCATGGCTCGTTCAGGGTTGTCCAATGCTTCACGCGATCCCCAAATTCCCAGAAGCATACCTCTGCAAACTCGCGGAAATCGTCCCTGCACAACTCAGTTGGTAAGACATTTTTCGGAGACTACTTAGTGGAGTAGTAATCAAGAGTGGGATTGGATTTCTTTACTTGATTCTTTTGGATAAGAAGCCACCATACTCTTTCTCCAAGCATAAAGGAAGATCCCaatgaaataatgtcacaaaTGGTGTAATGTCTGCgcatttatatacatatatttaggggtgggtcgatacgatatatcgtatcgaaaatgtTGTATCGTGtttcgtatcgaaaatatcgatatgaaagaatttcatatcgttatcgtatcgaaagtttcgatatagcaaatttcgatatatcgaactttcgatatggataatatcaatatcgttatcgtatcgaatacccatatatcgaaaaatataatttcaaaactgaaaaataacacaaaaattaataaaacttctacaaaataaaataaatattattcatatatatattttctaaatctatgaatgaattaaatggatttatatatatttataattttaaacttcaatatgtattgaatttcaatatgtttcgatataaaacgatatatcgcgatataaggaaattcatatcgttatcg
The genomic region above belongs to Salvia hispanica cultivar TCC Black 2014 chromosome 3, UniMelb_Shisp_WGS_1.0, whole genome shotgun sequence and contains:
- the LOC125213460 gene encoding raucaffricine-O-beta-D-glucosidase-like → MAIQGVEMVHLDDNSNVVVEDQSLPVGPSRWWEIDGPVPADNDNSGINHHWFPQDFLFGTGTAAFQVEGAAAKGGKGISIWDDFTMRRPWKIADGSNGNVACDMYNRYKEDIAMMKHMGFNSYRFSISWPRILPAGRCSGGINKEGIAYYNDLINTLLQHDITPFVTLFHWDLPLCLEKEYGGFLSKRIKDDFREFAEVCFWEFGDRVKHWTTLNEPWTYAVNGYVQGTFPPGHKVPVPDDKLSTKIAPCRGLPLLTSATGDKFIPADPSEAYTVGRNLLLAHAEAVDLYRSKFQEAQGGKIGIVLGTHWFTPFDEHSAADVEAALRGMDFMLGWHLEPILYGHYPRSMEECVPPDNLASFTPQELKKVIGSYDFLGLNYYTTHYASDDPHLPDGEGYSADQRVKFSMKKGDEYIGTKSGTEWLYSVPKGIYEILLYLNDKHPQLKEIYITENGFSTKSDHTKTAKMVCDDDHDRTKYLQDHLANMLKAMKHTDMSRKLKGYFMWSWCDNFEWGDGYTVRFGLNYVDYMNDLTRYPKNSAAWFAKFLKSKRQPPAWFHPWWVPRPLSEKRMYEGNGENVNTEKRLKLVEDINHD